The stretch of DNA aatgccAACTAAGTCATAATGTATCCTTGTCGGAGGAAGAACAATTGTATTTCATTTAATCAGTGTTTATGTGATTTTTTAGAAGGCTTttggtattgagatccaaattaagacttcaggccctaagcattctggacaacaggtcccataccttagGCATCCAAGGTCAACCCCCTaaatctgctgccctaggcatctGCTAAAAATATAGCCTTTGCACAAAGCTGACAATGCTAATAATATAAGTGAGTACAGAAAGCATCAAGCACATAAGGTATGCATTTTAATTCTTGTAATTTTGTGCCCAGTTCTACACCaattgaaaataaacattttccttTACATCATTTCCACTAGCCTACTCCTTTGCCCGGTGCTGTTTATTTCTAATCCTTGCCTTGGTTCCACCATTGGCCTGGCTAAGAATGTTACCTATGAATGGTTTAATACAAAGAGTTTTCTTTTCATTGATGCTCATCCAATTTCAGTTTTCTGCACAGAGTGGCCATGGAGCTGAAGGGCAGCCCTCAGTAGTGTTATACTTAGTAGGTATTGATTGTGTTGAAAAACAGAAACCCCAGTAGCATTCTGAGAAAATGGCAaatctatatttatttgttttcagaTTGTTTTAGTGTAAGAAATATGATTAGTTTGCTGGTACATGCCGGGTAATAAGGAGAATGAGTGCTTCCAAACTGCATTTGTTAAAAACAGACTCTGGTTAAATAGTGGATAGCATACTCTTGTTAGTGGCTAACTATGCACCAACCTTACTCTTGTGTAGTGCCTTTTTATTGATCTATGGCAGGTTACAGCCCCATCTCTTTCTTCTGggaactgcaattttttttagtgATTACTGATATTTTCCTAGGCTGAGTGGACATTCTGTAGTGGGCTTAACAGTTTATGTAACTGCTCTGCCATTTGCCATCCCTGAGGTCATCTGTGGGCTGACAATAGGCCAGGGCAAAATGTCCACTTGCTTTTAAAACTATTAACATCTATATGTTGTACCAACTGTCAACTTTGGTCACCATTGTTAACAGCTTAAGGCTGAGAATCAAACAACGTTAAAGCCAAGAAGTAGGGCCCTGCCCATAATAGTGAGAACTTTGAAATGTTCACACCATTATGGCCTATGCCATTTTTCCTGGGTTGAAGTTAAACTAGTATTCTCAGCATACTAGCATTTCCCCTTGTCAAGTCAGAATGAAGATCAGATGGCTCAAGTGTAGTGatcaaagtgcaatttccagTGCAACCAGCATGTTTTTTCCATAATGCACAATTCTTTTCCCTGAATTTCAGTGTTGTTGCAGTCAAAGGAGGACATTGCGTCAGACACAGTTGTGGCTGGTGCATCAATATTAACCCAAATGTACTTCCAGTTCGCTATATATCACGCAATTGTGCAACAAGTTTTCCAAGTTTGGTTGACGTAATTTCCGGTGTTCGACACAAAGGTGACATGTGCACCCAATTATTTAGTTGCAAGTgcgctgtgcctattgacacacgGCGCTGGTAgaaccctaaagctactgcctggtccagaggtggtgcTGGCACCTTCaaggttcctctgcatcaataggtgcaacagctCTCTTTTTGGAGCTCGAGACAGGAAGGACCGAGcagcactgagtgcaactatacagaagtgcagagaatgacaattacctttaatgaatggggtttaacTTACAACTGAATGCAGGGAAATTTGGATGAACACAACTGCCATAGCGGACATAAATTACCCCTCAGTTTAAGATAGAAAGGGTATTTGCTCTTATGGAAAGGGTTTTAACTATAAAATGACCTTAGTAAAAtacaataatttacatttatgaggtgtaacataaatatattttaatctaATCCTAGGTCACCTTGGCTGGTGGTACTTACACCTCTAACCAAGTTGCCAGAGCACAGAGAGACAGCTGTGCTGCTTATGAATATGCTGGTAGTAGAACTATCCTTCAGTAGACTGGAGTGCTAACATTTATAATTCAATCTGTGGAAGTATTGCATCAACCCCAGCCCAACATGACTATCTCTCTTTCCCCAATGGTGTTGGAGTGTCAGGAGTCATACTTATAGGTTGGGAGTGGCTAAGGAGTAGTTATTAAATTTGTGAGTGAATACAAATCCTTTCCATCTATGACCCCCCAATGGCAGATGTAATAAATAGCAATGGTTGCATGACCCTCATGCTGTCTGATCACATACTgtaaagtgtgtaaatgtgttggcactatattAGAATTATAAATGAATATGTGGCATTGTAACGCCTACCTGGATTCTGCCTATGTACTATGATATTTGGAAGTGTCCTTTTAATgcaaccaggtctggactggcaatctgtcgaTTGTCGCAAATGCCAGAggcgctgctgtaagatgtcatagacagggactatttattggacctgtgagggctgtttgggcctctatatACTTAAAAATGCCAGGGATTATTTGAATCCTAGTCTGGTCCTGAGTGCAACCAACTGAATCTGAAGCTGGTTTGCTTAATGCTTGTTGTAGCTCTTAGATTCCTAAAATAACAGTTAAGATGTATGCTTATATAGTGCAGGGTTTAGAATGACATTGCTGCAAGTTTTATATTGTACCCTTTGCCTATTGATTCCATAGTAAATAGATAAGTGTTGTACAAAATTGCCTGCctgttttgtgtttttgctgATTTTACTGATGATGTAGTGTGTAATAATAGCCCTGGGCAGAATCAGAGATGCTGGAGAAACGACTGGCCTAGTGGACGGTTCCCTCCTGTAATCTCCCAGTATGGATGAATTAGCTGTCACTGTTAAGAGAAAGGCATGTGCTGATTGCATTCCCGCTTCCTGCAATTGCCTGATAATAATGGATAAGACATAGGCGTATCTCTAACAAATTAGAGGTATTTCTGTAATCACTATGTTTATGTGCACATCAGCACAATAGTCCCCTGACTGAGACCCAGGGAAATGGCCAATGAGGGAGGATTAGTACCCCTGATTAGCCAGTCCATCTGGCCAGTTGGTCGGTAGGGATAAATAAATCACAATCTAGCAGCcgcatttttatatgttttccgTATTAGTGAGTTTGCCTAATTTAGATACTGTATGCCTGGGCAGCTACAAGCTTGATTACTCACAGCATTGCTGCCTGCTCGCCTGGATTTTAGGTCAGTGCTGTTATGCTGCTTCACCAGATCAGTATGTTATCGCATGTCACAATTATTGTATGCCCATTGTTGTTCCTTGCAGTGTCTAAGGTCTTTTCCATAGAATATAATATGTTGTGGTGTGTTTGTTTTACAATCTCTAAAAGTTTGTTCCACAAtgattattataaaaatgtaaatttcatgTACTGATTTATCATTAACGactaattctactttttaaaatgttttatttaaatccTTTCTTTTTATGTTACCAAAGTAACAGAATGGAGCATTTCTGTGAGCAAGATGCCTGTTCATATGTGCCTATAAAACAGGCTCCGCAGAATAACATCTAATGTGCCCCATGATATGGCTGAATCAATAAAGCTAGAAAAGTCTAGACAGAAGGAAAGCCTTTTATCAAGTTCATCACATAATTATTATTCAAGCTTGGGACCAAGCCAACTGGGTGACACAAAAGAAAGATTAGGAAGTAATCAGAGCAGAAATACTGTTACCCTTGGCCTGTGCAGGATTAGGCATAGCATTAGTATAaaagatatgtgtgtgtgtgtgtgtatatatatatatatatatatatatatatatatatatatatatattttttttttttttttttttttttttaatttatttattttctcccaGACCAGCACACCCTTATATATGTAAAAGAACAGTTGGGAAGACAGCTTTCAATCTAATATTCCAAATAAATTTGTAGCATAGTATTTCCAGAGCCTTAGAAGTAtctgtaatattttttaaaggcaaTTTGATCTGtgatggaaaataaaaatactgttgTGCTAAGGCTTTGATAGATGGGTGGCCATGTTAGTAGTGTTCAACCACCAGCGAAATGTTGTCTTGTCTATCTATAGTTGGAGTTTTATTTGGTCATGATCTATAGAAACGTTTCATTTGATGATATGCTTTGTGTATATTAACAAtgttaacatgtttttttttgtcctgtCATGGCCTTTGTCTTGCTTATGCCTTTATCATCTAGACTATTTTTTAATATAACCATCTGTTTTTGTACCAGCATTTGTTTAAGGCCCCCTTGAATCATAACAAGGTTCCCAATATGTGACTAAATTGCTGTATCAGGAAGCTTTTTATTTTGGTCCAGGTCAGCCAGGCCACCAAACCTCAGCAGCGTATGTGCAGAGGGAACTGTTCTACTGTGCATCTGCTGACATGGACATTCAGGTACCCTCCTACCCTCCAGCTCTGCTGCTGGAATTAACTGGCAAGTAGCCGGCAGCAGCAGGGGAGTTTTCTTTTCTTGCAAATGTTACTTTATCATATAGGCACCTGAGAACCACCCCTCCAAATCTGCTGCCATATGCACAGGTTctcaagtgcctatatggtaaatgcAGCCCTGGATCGCTCATTCAGCTCTCATTCCAAGATGATCTCTAATGCAACAGTTAAGGCTTCAACCCAAACCTCACCCTaaggctaaggggcagatttatcaagatgtgagttcagagcttaatacattaaaaactcacccacattcattcctatggggtttttaaaagcgtatttatcaaaaactttcacccactgataactacacttcttaaaatcccataggaatgaatgtattaagctctgaactcacatcttgataaatctgcccctaagtgtcgaCTAAGACCCATTCGTCTCAAatgtcaccctaactggccttcagtttCAGCCTCCCCAGTCACTGCTCTTGGACCCCAAAGGGGGAACCACTGGTCAAGGTAATACTGGCTTCAAATGAGAGGCAAGTGTCCATATTACCAGGGATGAGGATAGGGGAGTATTCATTTTGTGCTAGTCTAttttcttccccccccctcctTGTTTGTTGAAACTATACTCCCAAGGCATGCAGTAGCTGTACAAATGTGACACATGCAGATTCTCATAAAATGCCTGTGTGAGATCCTGGCATGACGGAATATTGCCTTGTGTAATATAATAAGCCACAACAGACTCAGCAACTTTCTCTTACGACCAGTGTGAACTAGGGATGTAGGATTCACAGCTTTTCCAACTTCACAGCTCATATCTGAACCTATAATGGGTTATTACAAGTTGATTAACTCTGATGAGGCAAGGAGATAGATCATTAGTGTAGTATTTGACTTTGGATTGATACATTATAGTTTTTTTCCCCTACCATGAGAGGGTATTACTCTGTTGCTAACATTTTCCTTAGTAGTAGTTTTAGGCTTTGATTTTATAAACTGCTGTATGTTTTAGTACAAACAGGCAATGTGTAtgggacccgctatccagaatgcttgcgacctggggttttctggatttattatatcttagttgggatcaagtacaaggtactgttttattgttacagaaaaaaaggaaaaatgtgaattatttgattaaagtggagtctatgggagatggcgtttacgtaattcggaactttctggataatgggtttccggataaggggtctgatacctgtagacAATTGTTGCAATCATTATACATTTTCTTAAGGAACAATGGTCCTGCCTTCCATGACTTGGTGAACATTCTTTAATCTATTTTATAAAGTACATTGTTGTGTTATGTCCTCTGGTTGTAAGATTAGTAATAACACAATGCCATAGAAACCAAATTGCTGGTCTGTTGGTGTTTGGTTGGGCCTATTAGGGcctaccagagaacctgacatccagggcccATTCTCACAAAAAATTATAAAAGAGCATGTTATAATAGTCAAAGGTTAGCTTGTTAAGTTCTTTATAGAACTTAAATATATGAAATGGCATGTACATGTTTGCATCAAGTGAATGTGTTGCAGCAAGTAAATGTGTTGGGTGAATGTGTTGGGTGAATGCATTTTCCCGACCTAGCTGGGAAGAAATGCATCTGGAAGATGGACAAGGGTTAAATTCCATATTTGCTGTCAACCAATTAAACATAATCCAACTGCATTATGAAATGACCCAGCTATGACTGGATTTCTTCCTCCTTTCTTTTATTATCATCATTCGTATATAATACTGATTAGATTCTGCACTGTACACAGGATAATTCTGGTCAGTGTATCATTGCTGGGAATATGGCGTTGTCAGAGTCAGATTAAGGGAAGCTGATATCAGAGTTGCCACCAGCAGTCAAGCTCTGGGGTCAGAGACCAAATATTCCTTCTCCTTGAGGCAGGGGCTAATACCCACCAAGACCTTTCTTGTAATGTAAAAACTGGATTGCCTGATCTTCAATGCTGAACTATCCAGAAGAATTGAGGCAGACACTGGGGCAATGGCTATTGGTAGTTGTGAATGTTATGAAAACTGCAGACTTATTAAAGAGTTTACGTTGCAGTTGGAGCTGTATAGTTGTCTGTTGTTGGAATAACTGACTGGTTAGGTTTTGGGAAACATAAAGAAATCACTAGTACAGTTGCCTGGTGGCATTAATTGTGTTCACATCTCTAGAGGGAAACGTCATCAGAAAATGGTCATAATGGTAATTTACTGATCCCTTAATATATTAAACCTGTGCTTCAATGAATGTCTCCTGGGAAAttgctgcatataaatataatctaTACTAAGGTAGTCTAAAAAATATAAGGTTTAGTCAGAAAGAGGATCTGCTCTTGTATTAATTAGTACAAATCCAAAAAACTCCATTTGTTGCAGTTAATGAATTACTGGACACAGATGTTACCTCTGTTGTTACATTCTATGGGCTGTCGCATAGTGTGCAGATCTGCcggcaataaaaaaaacttgcagaGACTTTCAGTATTGCCCTGTCCATGTATTCAGTTGGGACTTATGTTTTTATTGGATTCTTATTGTACATGTAACAGAAGGTTACACATTCATTATGACTTATATAGCAAGTCCTGCAGGCTGTCTTTAATAACTATTGTCCTGAAATGTAAACCTGCGTTCTTTGTAAACTTTTCTAAATTTTTGTACATACCGCAATACCTATTTTCTTTGTTACTTTGTTTTaaagtttgtgaaataaaatgtaaatggacAGTaacaatatgtttttatttttatacactgaTTTGTGTAGTAGTTGTTTCCTATTTTCACTTACAAAAGTAACTAATTCATCATTTGGCTAGGGGTCACCAAACAATTGCATTCACCTGTACCAACCCATGTTTCCCACCTTTCACAATGTAATTTCATTAACTATCTTTTAATATTTCCAATGACTGGGTGAAAAAACCTGCACTCCAAAAATATCTTTTGCTGCCAGAAACTTCTTAGATGGAGATTTCAAAGCAAGTTCCTCCGCACAGATGCTGGTAAAAGTACACACAGTTTCACAGATATTTTCCATTTATCAATATAACAAATACTGTTACAGCGAGCCTTTAAGTTAAAGCTTAGTTTTgctttcctttaatgaaaaactGATATATTATAATGCACAGTAGGATTTGTgaacttttcttcttttgaagTAAAAGAGAAGTGAGTTTCTCAAGGGGCAATGTAATACTAACGTTGGATAGAGAAAATCATACATTCCAAATCTGACCcgattttctctttttttctcttttaggtGTCGGCTCCATCTGTCAGAAGTTTTACTCAGCTCTAGCAGTTCCCAGTTAAATTTATGTATGGCTCATCTAAAGTTGCAGCCTCTGGCATCCTCCTTTCTTCATTTTGGACTGGTTACCTTTGTCCTTTTCCTTCAGAGCTTGCATGTCGAAGCCAGTGCCAGCCCCAACCCCCCAAATACAGTACAGAACAACTCCTGTTCAGGATCATATGAGTGTAAGGAGGGTGTCATTTTGCCAATATGGTACCCCGAAAATCCATCTATGGGGGATAAAATTGCCAGAGTCATTGTGTACTTTGTGGCAATGATTTACATGTTTCTTGGCGTGTCCATCATTGCAGATCGCTTTATGGCATCCATTGAAGTTATAACATCACAGGAAAGAGAGATTGTCATAAAAAAGCCCAATGGAGAGACTTCTACCACTACTATTCGGATATGGAATGAGACCGTCTCTAACTTGACTCTCATGGCTCTAGGCTCATCTGCACCTGAAATCCTCTTGTCTCTGATTGAGGTATGTGGTCATGGATTTCTTGCAGGTGATCTTGGCCCATCTACTATAGTTGGGAGTGCAGCTTTTaacatgtttattattattgcacTCTGTGTCTATGTCATACCTGATGGAGAAGTTAGAAAAGTAAAGCACCTCAGAGTATTTTTTGTCACGGCGGCATGGAGCATTTTTGCATATATATGGTTATACATGATACTTGCTGTGTTCTCTCCAGGAGTAGTGCAAGTCTGGGAAGGTTTgctcactttattttttttccctgtgtgcGTTGTTCTGGCATGGGTAGCTGACAAACGCCTTCTATTCTACAAATATATGCACAAAAAGTATCGTACTGATAAACACAGGGCAATCATGATTGAGACAGAAGCAGATCATCCGAAGGGGATTGAAATGGATGGCAAGGTGATGAATTCTCACTTTCTGGATGGGAATCTCTTAAACATGGATGGTAAAGAAGTGGATGAATCACGAAGAGATATGATAAGGATcctaaaggagttaaaacaaaAGCATCCTGAGAAAGACTTGGACCAGTTAGTAGAAATGGCAAACTATTATGCTTTGTCTCATCAGCAGAAAAGCAGAGCTTTTTATCGTATACAAGCCACTAGAATGATGACAGGAGCAGGtaatattttgaaaaaacatgccgCTGAGCAATCAAAAAGAAGTTCCAGCTTGCAAGATATCTGCCTGGATGAGTCCGAGGAGTTTGTGTCAAAGATTTATTTTGATCCATGCTCCTATCAGTGTCTTGAGAATTGTGGTGCTGTTCTCTTAACAGTAGTGAGGAAGGGTGGTGATATCTCCAAAACAGTTTTTGTTGACTACAAGACAGAAGATGGCTCAGCCAATGCAGGTGCTGATTATGAGTTTACAGAGGGGACGTTGGTCTTTAAATCTGGGGAAACCCAAAAGGAGTTTTCAGTTGGGATTATTGATGATGACATATTTGAAGAAGATGAGCATTTCTTTGTAAGGCTTAGCAATATACGAATAACAGAGGCACCAGAGCCAGCAGAGCCTAATAGCTTTAGTTATCCAAAGGCTGTCCTTGTCTCACCCTATATTGCTTCAATTACTATCTTGGATGATGACCATGCTGGCATATTTACATTCGAATGTGACATAATACGCGTTAGTGAAAGCATTGGTGTGATGGAGGTCAAAGTTCTTAGGACATCAGGCGCTAGAGGAACAGTCATAGTGCCATTTAGGACAATTGAGGGGACAGCCAAAGGAGGCGGAGAAGATTATGAAGATTCTTATGGAGAACTGGAATTCAAGAATGATGAAACTGTGTAAGTGACTTACAATTTTTATATTCCGCTATATCGTATTATTATTACACCAAAATCAAAATGCAATTTATTAAGAAGTGTTTTTATAGTTCTTATTTCTACAAACATTTTGTTATGAcagttgcagttttttaattttactatttCACAAATAAGGCCCTGATGTTGCAGccattttatttttccataaattACAGTCTGTGCCTTAATAGGTTAGACATTGAATTAGACTATTTCCTAATGCTTAATGTTTTTGTTGTATAAACATGAACAAAACTGACATCACTTTAATGTTGGTGTAAATAGTACCCATATCTATAATAGTAGGGCAAATTGTGGTCATTAAATAATCATGTATTTAATGATGCTAAAGCTTTCCTTTCCCAAAAGTTCCCCAGTTGCTGCAGTGGTAATCTATAGTAAGATGGTCATTATTCTAAATAGTGCTTATACAGCATGCATCTTCtagtcagttttatttttattgtatataattGTTTTTGGATTTTCTAAAGGTCTTCAGGTCACAGATGTTTATGACTATAGTTATAATAAATGATCATAAGCCATAAAACAAAGAGGCCAGTATCCATCTAAGGATA from Xenopus tropicalis strain Nigerian chromosome 8, UCB_Xtro_10.0, whole genome shotgun sequence encodes:
- the slc8a3 gene encoding sodium/calcium exchanger 3 isoform X3, coding for MAHLKLQPLASSFLHFGLVTFVLFLQSLHVEASASPNPPNTVQNNSCSGSYECKEGVILPIWYPENPSMGDKIARVIVYFVAMIYMFLGVSIIADRFMASIEVITSQEREIVIKKPNGETSTTTIRIWNETVSNLTLMALGSSAPEILLSLIEVCGHGFLAGDLGPSTIVGSAAFNMFIIIALCVYVIPDGEVRKVKHLRVFFVTAAWSIFAYIWLYMILAVFSPGVVQVWEGLLTLFFFPVCVVLAWVADKRLLFYKYMHKKYRTDKHRAIMIETEADHPKGIEMDGKVMNSHFLDGNLLNMDGKEVDESRRDMIRILKELKQKHPEKDLDQLVEMANYYALSHQQKSRAFYRIQATRMMTGAGNILKKHAAEQSKRSSSLQDICLDESEEFVSKIYFDPCSYQCLENCGAVLLTVVRKGGDISKTVFVDYKTEDGSANAGADYEFTEGTLVFKSGETQKEFSVGIIDDDIFEEDEHFFVRLSNIRITEAPEPAEPNSFSYPKAVLVSPYIASITILDDDHAGIFTFECDIIRVSESIGVMEVKVLRTSGARGTVIVPFRTIEGTAKGGGEDYEDSYGELEFKNDETVKTIRVKIIDEEEYERQESFFIALGEPKWMKRGISALLLNQAADLTERKLSVEEEEAKRIAEMGKPILGEHPKLEVVIEESYEFKSTVDKLIKKTNLALVVGTHSWRDQFMEAITVSAAGDEEEDESGEERLPSCFDYVMHFLTVFWKVLFACVPPTEYLNGWACFVVSIIIIGILTAIIGDLASHFGCTIGLKDSVTAVVFVAFGTSVPDTFASKVAATQDVYADASIGNVTGSNAVNVFLGIGLAWSVAAIYWAYQGQEFHVSAGTLAFSVTLFTIFAFVCISVLLYRRRPHIGGELGGPKGYRLATSLLFVSLWLLYILFATLEAYCYIKGF